A window of the Odocoileus virginianus isolate 20LAN1187 ecotype Illinois chromosome 20, Ovbor_1.2, whole genome shotgun sequence genome harbors these coding sequences:
- the CMTR2 gene encoding cap-specific mRNA (nucleoside-2'-O-)-methyltransferase 2: protein MSKCRKQPLGSSPETFSPDVLADIFELFAKNFSYDKPLNNEWQLPDPSEIFTCDHMEFGAFLDLKNSLNEVKNLLSDKKLDEWHEHTAFTNKAGKIISHVRKSVNAELCTQAWCKFHEILCSFPLIPQEAFQNGKLNSLHLCEAPGAFIASLNHYLKSHRLPCDWNWVANTLNPYHEANDNLTMIMDDRLIANTLRCWYFGPDNTGDIMTLKYLTGLQNFISSMGTIHLITADGSFDCQGNPGEQEALVSCLHYCEAVTALMTLGNGGSFVLKMFTLFEHCSINLMYLLNCSFDQVHVFKPATSKAGNSEVYVVCLYYKGRETIYPLLSKMVLNFGSEMTKKALFPHHMIPESFLRKHEECCMFFHKYQLETISENIRLFEYMGKGEQAKLNSLRDYAVQYFMQKFQLKPLSRNNWLVKKSNIGCSTNTKWFGQRNKYFKTYNERKMLETLSWKDKVAKGYFNSWAEEHATYHPGQSSVLEGTAFNLECHLWQVLQGKKLPKVKCSPFCDGEILKALNEAVEKSLGGALNFDLKFRPKQQHCCSCHVFSEELIFSELFSLTKCLQDHQDEEPSTQIKCLLVGFPALHNIKMHIPLEVRLLESAALMTFSCSLLHDGDPTYQQLFLDCILHSLQQLHTGDVMILPILSCFTRFMAGLIFVLHSCFRFITFSCPISSEPLKTCAVLLCVGYQDLPNPFFQYLQNVNELLRDLVNAEAPQQVLQFVPMEVLLKGALLDFLWDLNAAIAKRYLHLIIQGEREEIGSLQL, encoded by the coding sequence ATGAGTAAGTGCAGAAAGCAACCactgggttcaagtcctgagACATTCAGCCCAGATGTTCTTGCTGACATTTTTGAACTCTTTGCCAAGAACTTTTCTTATGACAAACCACTTAATAATGAATGGCAGTTACCAGATCCCAGTGAGATTTTCACCTGTGACCACATGGAATTCGGTGCATTCCTTGATTTGAAGAACTCCCTAAATGAAGTGAAAAACCTACTGAGTGATAAGAAATTGGATGAGTGGCATGAGCACACGGCTTTCACTAACAAAGCTGGGAAAATAATTTCTCATGTGAGAAAATCTGTAAATGCTGAACTTTGTACTCAAGCATGGTGTAAGTTTCATGAAATTTTGTGCAGCTTTCCACTTATTCCACAGGAAGCTTTTCAGAATGGAAAACTGAATTCTCTACACCTTTGTGAAGCTCCTGGAGCTTTTATAGCTAGTCTCAATCACTACTTAAAATCCCACCGATTACCCTGTGATTGGAATTGGGTAGCTAATACTCTGAATCCTTACCATGAGGCAAATGACAATCTTACGATGATTATGGATGACCGACTTATTGCAAATACCTTGCGTTGCTGGTACTTTGGTCCAGATAACACTGGTGATATCATGACCTTGAAATATCTGACTGGACTTCAGAATTTCATAAGCAGTATGGGTACCATTCACTTGATCACTGCAGATGGAAGTTTTGATTGCCAAGGAAACCCAGGTGAACAAGAAGCTTTAGTCTCTTGTTTGCATTACTGTGAAGCTGTCACTGCTCTGATGACCCTTGGAAATGGTGGCTCTTTTGTTCTGAAGATGTTTACTTTGTTTGAACATTGTTCCATAAATCTTATGTACCTACTAAACTGTTCTTTTGATCAAGTTCATGTTTTCAAACCAGCTACTAGCAAGGCAGGAAACTCAGAAGTCTATGTGGTATGTCTCTACTATAAGGGCAGAGAGACAATCTATCCTCTTTTATCTAAGATGGTGCTGAATTTTGGGTCTGAAATGACCAAGAAAGCTCTCTTTCCCCATCACATGATTCCAGAATCTTTTCTTAGAAAACATGAAGAATGTTGCATGTTCTTTCATAAATACCAACTAGAGACTATTTCTGAGAACATTCGTCTGTTTGAGTACATGGGAAAAGGGGAGCAAGCAAAGTTGAATAGTTTAAGGGACTATGCTGTTCAGTATTTCATGCAAAAGTTTCAATTGAAGCCTCTTTCCAGAAATAACTGGCTAGTGAAAAAATCTAACATTGGCTGCAGTACAAATACAAAATGGTTTGGgcagagaaacaaatattttaaaacctacaATGAAAGGAAAATGCTAGAAACCCTTTCCTGGAAAGATAAGGTGGCCAAAGGGTACTTTAACAGTTGGGCTGAAGAACATGCTACATATCATCCTGGGCAAAGTTCTGTTTTGGAAGGGACAGCTTTCAATCTTGAGTGTCACTTATGGCAGGTTTTACAGGGAAAGAAATTGCCAAAGGTAAAGTGTTCTCCTTTCTGTGATGGTGAGATTTTAAAGGCTCTTAATGAAGCAGTTGAAAAGTCATTAGGAGGAGCCTTGAATTTTGATCTTAAGTTTAGGCCAAAACAGCAGCATTGTTGTTCTTGTCATGTTTtttctgaagaattgatattttctgAATTGTTTAGCCTTACCAAGTGCCTTCAGGATCATCAGGATGAAGAACCCAGCACCCAGATAAAGTGCCTGCTAGTGGGTTTCCCAGCTCTCCATAATATCAAAATGCACATACCATTGGAAGTTCGACTCTTGGAATCAGCTGCACTCATGACTTTTAGCTGTTCATTGCTTCATGATGGAGACCCCACTTACCAGCAGTTATTTTTGGACTGCATACTACATTCATTGCAACAGCTTCATACAGGAGATGTTATGATTTTGCCTATACTTTCTTGTTTTACAAGGTTTatggctggtttgatctttgtACTCCACAGCTGTTTTAGATTCATCACATTTTCTTGTCCCATATCCTCTGAGCCCCTGAAAACTTGTGCAGTCCTGCTTTGTGTTGGTTAtcaggatcttccaaacccattttttcagtatctgcaaaatgtGAATGAATTGTTGAGAGATTTGGTTAATGCTGAGGCACCCCAGCAGGTTTTACAGTTTGTGCCAATGGAGGTGCTCCTTAAAGGTGCACTCCTTGACTTTTTGTGGGATTTGAATGCTGCCATTGCTAAAAGGTATTTGCATTTGATTATtcaaggggagagagaagaaatcgGCAGCCTTCAGTTATGA